One window of the Herbiconiux sp. L3-i23 genome contains the following:
- a CDS encoding polysaccharide deacetylase produces MAKEIKVSFGVDVDAVAGWLGSYGGEDSLQDIQRGLWAGEVGIPRLVKMFAKYDAKATFFTPGHSIETFPEAMQLVVEGGHEIGAHGYSHENPRDMSPQQERDVLGRSLELIEQLSGQKPTGYIAPWGEMTTITADLLLENGFQYDRTQVLHDFQPFYARTGDSWTKIDYSKSADEWMKPVVRGTEIPLVSLAFNWYLDDLPPMMFVKSSPNSYGFANPRDIEQLWRDQFDWVYREYDYASFPICIHPDVSGRPQVLLMLERLTEYMLGHEGVTIETCDAIVQDFKRRYPFEEAPKYPFDREFRS; encoded by the coding sequence ATGGCAAAGGAAATCAAGGTCAGTTTCGGCGTCGACGTCGATGCGGTCGCCGGATGGCTCGGCTCGTACGGCGGCGAGGACAGCCTGCAGGACATCCAGCGCGGCCTCTGGGCCGGCGAGGTGGGCATCCCGCGCCTGGTGAAGATGTTCGCCAAGTACGACGCGAAGGCCACCTTCTTCACTCCCGGCCACTCGATCGAGACCTTCCCCGAGGCGATGCAGCTCGTCGTCGAGGGCGGCCACGAGATCGGCGCGCACGGATACTCGCACGAGAACCCGCGCGACATGTCGCCGCAGCAGGAACGCGACGTGCTCGGCCGCTCGCTCGAGCTCATCGAGCAGCTGTCCGGCCAGAAGCCCACCGGCTACATCGCGCCGTGGGGCGAGATGACCACCATCACCGCCGACCTGCTCCTCGAGAACGGCTTCCAGTACGACCGCACCCAGGTGCTGCACGACTTCCAGCCGTTCTACGCGCGCACGGGCGACAGCTGGACGAAGATCGACTACAGCAAGAGCGCCGACGAGTGGATGAAGCCCGTCGTCCGCGGTACCGAGATCCCGCTCGTCAGCCTCGCTTTCAACTGGTACCTCGACGACCTGCCCCCGATGATGTTCGTGAAGAGCTCGCCGAACAGCTACGGCTTCGCCAACCCGCGCGACATCGAGCAGCTGTGGCGCGACCAGTTCGACTGGGTCTACCGCGAGTACGACTACGCGTCGTTCCCGATCTGCATCCACCCCGACGTGTCGGGTCGGCCGCAGGTGCTGCTGATGCTCGAGCGGCTCACCGAGTACATGCTCGGCCACGAGGGTGTCACCATCGAGACATGCGATGCGATCGTG
- a CDS encoding amino acid synthesis family protein, producing MEVRSITTILEETLLDGGRPVDPVTRVAIVVAVIRNPWFGAGFVDDLAPGIAENASDLGALLAPRVVDALGAPVEAYGKAAIVGLGGEVEHGSALIHTLTFGDHLRGRIGATTLLPAVEKRAPAAATFDIPMKHITDATTRSHHQSVEVRLADAPAEDEILVAFAVASSGRPQARLAPFSPAS from the coding sequence ATGGAAGTCCGATCGATCACCACGATCCTCGAGGAGACCCTGCTCGACGGCGGCCGGCCGGTCGACCCCGTCACGCGGGTCGCGATCGTCGTCGCCGTCATCCGCAACCCGTGGTTCGGCGCCGGCTTCGTCGACGACCTCGCGCCCGGCATCGCCGAGAACGCTTCCGACCTCGGCGCCCTGCTCGCCCCCCGTGTAGTCGACGCGCTCGGCGCCCCGGTCGAGGCCTACGGCAAGGCCGCCATCGTCGGTCTCGGCGGGGAGGTCGAGCACGGCTCGGCGCTCATCCACACCCTCACCTTCGGCGACCACCTGCGCGGCCGCATCGGCGCGACCACTCTGCTGCCGGCGGTCGAGAAGCGGGCGCCCGCCGCGGCCACGTTCGACATCCCGATGAAGCACATCACCGACGCCACCACCCGCTCGCACCACCAGAGCGTCGAGGTGCGCCTCGCCGATGCGCCCGCCGAGGACGAGATCCTCGTCGCCTTCGCCGTCGCCTCGTCGGGACGCCCCCAGGCGCGGCTCGCCCCCTTCTCCCCCGCATCCTGA
- a CDS encoding amino acid synthesis family protein, with amino-acid sequence MSPVRRFSVQRDEVFDDHGSRDGAPLVRVAVAAVVANPWVGRRVDDLSPEVRRLCPPLAQAIMRRGLDALGAPVEAFGKAVVVGLDGEAEHGDALVHNPFFSDVVRLGAGGTAVIASTEARGPAGTSVAVPLCHITAAGTRSHYQAMTTRVADAPAPDEVLVVVALSAGGRIGARIGDRRTDPPFDPTPWRP; translated from the coding sequence GTGAGCCCGGTCCGCCGCTTCAGCGTGCAGCGCGACGAGGTCTTCGACGACCACGGATCACGCGACGGTGCTCCCCTGGTGCGCGTCGCGGTCGCCGCGGTCGTCGCGAACCCGTGGGTCGGACGCCGCGTCGACGACCTCTCCCCCGAGGTGCGCCGCCTCTGCCCGCCGCTGGCCCAGGCGATCATGCGTCGCGGACTCGACGCACTCGGCGCCCCGGTGGAGGCGTTCGGCAAGGCCGTGGTCGTCGGGCTCGACGGCGAGGCCGAGCACGGCGACGCCCTCGTGCACAACCCGTTCTTCTCCGACGTCGTGCGGCTCGGCGCCGGAGGCACCGCGGTCATCGCGTCGACCGAGGCACGCGGGCCCGCCGGGACCTCCGTCGCGGTGCCGCTCTGCCACATCACCGCGGCGGGCACGCGGTCGCACTATCAGGCCATGACCACGCGGGTCGCCGATGCTCCCGCCCCCGACGAGGTGCTCGTCGTCGTCGCACTCTCCGCGGGCGGCCGCATCGGCGCCCGCATCGGCGACCGACGCACCGACCCGCCCTTCGACCCGACGCCCTGGAGGCCGTGA
- a CDS encoding GntR family transcriptional regulator has translation MQDETASETQSMQLMVADRLRAKIIAGDLETGVGLSEIALAAEYGVSRTPVREALKQLQTEGLVEIRPRVGTFVSTPTRSDMVELFQMKEILEGAAARLFAARGEIPELVALRANVARSDEAVARDDVDGYTELVGEFHDLIVRGSGNRKLRTHYTMLMNQLAYPRLVATSLSRPGRLVESDAEHGRVLAIITAKDESTAERLMREHVRASQDALLGAMVFPGETKQ, from the coding sequence ATGCAAGACGAGACGGCGTCCGAGACGCAGAGCATGCAGCTCATGGTCGCCGACCGTCTGCGCGCCAAGATCATCGCCGGCGACCTCGAGACCGGAGTCGGGCTCTCCGAGATCGCCCTGGCCGCGGAGTACGGGGTCAGCCGCACTCCGGTGCGCGAAGCGCTCAAGCAGCTGCAGACGGAGGGACTCGTCGAGATCCGTCCGCGGGTCGGAACGTTCGTCTCCACCCCGACCCGGTCGGACATGGTCGAGCTGTTCCAGATGAAGGAGATCCTCGAGGGGGCAGCGGCCCGCCTCTTCGCTGCCCGTGGAGAGATCCCCGAGCTCGTCGCGCTGCGCGCGAACGTCGCCCGTTCCGACGAGGCCGTCGCCCGCGACGACGTCGACGGCTACACCGAGCTCGTCGGCGAGTTCCACGACCTCATCGTGCGGGGGTCGGGCAACCGCAAGCTGCGCACCCACTACACGATGCTGATGAACCAGCTCGCCTACCCGCGGCTGGTGGCCACCTCGCTCTCCCGCCCCGGTCGCCTGGTCGAGAGCGACGCCGAGCACGGCCGCGTCCTCGCGATCATCACCGCGAAAGACGAATCCACCGCCGAGCGGCTCATGCGCGAGCACGTGCGGGCGAGTCAGGACGCGCTCCTCGGCGCGATGGTCTTCCCCGGCGAGACGAAGCAGTGA
- a CDS encoding alpha/beta fold hydrolase gives MQQAPRFVAERTLTDSAPRIAFFEFGDPAGPSVVLLHGVGSSASTWAELAPLLDPARHYLLPDYRGHGASDAPDGPYVVDDFVADLDRLLDERGIADADLVGFSIGAVIALAFALAEPERVRSLVLLSSIAGRTDAERERALSRLDLIRSTPPAELAPSSGERWFSEEFRAARPDLVEAELAIVGSVRHAPYAAAYEVLVETDQLDRAPEVAVPALIVTGENDAGSTPAMSEKLAARIADSRLHILPRLKHYMHIEDAPAVAALVNGFLDEIAAPPRP, from the coding sequence ATGCAACAGGCCCCCCGGTTCGTCGCAGAACGAACGCTCACCGATTCCGCCCCTCGGATCGCCTTCTTCGAGTTCGGCGACCCCGCCGGGCCTTCCGTCGTGCTGCTGCACGGCGTCGGCAGCTCGGCGTCGACCTGGGCCGAACTCGCGCCGCTGCTCGACCCGGCGCGTCACTACCTGCTGCCCGACTATCGCGGCCACGGAGCGTCCGACGCGCCCGACGGCCCCTACGTCGTCGACGATTTCGTCGCCGACCTCGACCGCCTGCTCGATGAACGGGGCATCGCCGACGCCGACCTCGTCGGCTTCTCGATCGGCGCGGTCATCGCCCTCGCCTTCGCTCTCGCTGAACCAGAGCGGGTGCGGAGCCTCGTGCTGCTCAGCTCGATCGCCGGTCGCACCGACGCCGAACGCGAACGGGCACTGTCACGACTCGACCTGATCCGCAGCACCCCGCCGGCGGAGCTGGCGCCTTCGAGCGGCGAACGCTGGTTCAGCGAGGAGTTCCGGGCCGCCCGCCCCGACCTCGTCGAGGCCGAACTCGCGATCGTCGGCTCCGTCCGACACGCCCCCTACGCCGCCGCGTACGAGGTGCTCGTCGAAACCGATCAGCTCGACCGGGCTCCCGAGGTCGCCGTCCCTGCGCTCATCGTCACCGGCGAGAACGACGCGGGATCGACGCCCGCGATGTCCGAGAAGCTCGCCGCGCGCATCGCCGACTCCCGGCTGCACATCCTTCCCCGACTCAAGCACTACATGCACATCGAAGACGCCCCCGCCGTCGCCGCCCTGGTGAACGGCTTCCTCGACGAGATCGCAGCGCCGCCTCGTCCGTGA
- a CDS encoding BMP family protein — protein sequence MRKSSWFGGTALVVTASLLLAGCAGGSDDPGADGGSGGDEVTISAPLSGQLGDQSFMDSANEGLERAAADLGVTVSVIEAGADDAPAWERNLTEASASGENDLIVTGGTVMASTLERVAAQFPDQQYLIFDSESVGDNVTGISYAQNEGAFLVGALAAIISTNPDSFPRSTGANKIGLVGGMDIPVIRDFAVGYEQGAKAISPDITVDLRFVGDFESAQGAYDITTAIFNDGADVVYQVAGAAGLGVLQAGEDSGRYAIGTDSDQNGIHPDSTPASAIKSVGNTVYTGIQQFLDGELELGTTTVGNISNDGVGIAFNDDLVPAEFQDQIDALRQQVIDGDITVDSAL from the coding sequence ATGAGAAAGTCCTCCTGGTTCGGCGGCACCGCCCTCGTGGTGACCGCATCGCTTCTGCTCGCCGGCTGCGCCGGGGGGAGCGACGACCCCGGCGCCGACGGCGGTTCCGGAGGCGACGAGGTCACCATCTCGGCGCCCCTCAGCGGTCAGCTCGGCGACCAGAGCTTCATGGACTCCGCCAACGAAGGCCTCGAGCGTGCCGCCGCCGACCTCGGCGTCACCGTCAGCGTCATCGAGGCGGGCGCCGACGACGCTCCGGCCTGGGAGCGCAACCTCACCGAGGCCTCGGCTTCGGGCGAGAACGACCTCATCGTCACCGGCGGAACGGTGATGGCCTCGACGCTCGAGCGCGTCGCAGCCCAGTTCCCCGACCAGCAGTACCTGATCTTCGACTCCGAGTCGGTCGGCGACAACGTCACCGGCATCTCGTACGCGCAGAACGAGGGCGCCTTCCTCGTCGGCGCGCTCGCGGCGATCATCAGCACCAACCCGGACTCGTTCCCCCGCTCCACGGGTGCGAACAAGATCGGCCTGGTCGGCGGCATGGACATCCCCGTCATCCGCGACTTCGCGGTCGGGTACGAGCAGGGCGCGAAGGCGATCTCGCCCGACATCACCGTCGACCTGCGCTTCGTCGGCGACTTCGAGAGCGCGCAGGGCGCCTACGACATCACGACCGCCATCTTCAACGACGGTGCCGACGTGGTCTACCAGGTCGCGGGCGCCGCGGGCCTCGGTGTGCTGCAGGCCGGTGAGGACAGCGGCCGCTACGCGATCGGCACCGACTCCGACCAGAACGGCATCCACCCCGACTCGACCCCGGCGAGCGCCATCAAGTCGGTCGGCAACACCGTATACACGGGCATCCAGCAGTTCCTCGACGGCGAGCTCGAGCTCGGCACCACGACGGTCGGCAACATCAGCAACGACGGTGTCGGCATCGCCTTCAACGACGACCTCGTCCCGGCCGAGTTCCAGGACCAGATCGACGCGCTCCGCCAGCAGGTCATCGACGGCGACATCACCGTCGACTCGGCTCTGTGA